Genomic DNA from Comamonas resistens:
AGCCTCAGTGGTCTGGTAGCCTGCAATTCGACGGCCATGCCGACACGGGCAACGTGGCCCACCGTTGGGTGGCGGGCATAGATGTGCTATCCAAATCGGTCAGCCTCTACAACAATGCCGTGCAGCGCACTGTGGCAGGAACCGGTGCTACCAGCGTTATCGATGGCGAAATCTTTCCGCGTCGCACCGCGCCGGAGGCTGACGTGCGCAGCCTCGGCCTGTTTGTCCAGGACGAGATGGCCTTCGGCGACGGCAGGCTACGCCTGACACCGAGTCTGCGTTTCGACACCTACCGGATCTCACCCAAGCCGGACGCTCTGTTCGCTAACGCCAACGTGGGCGGTACCACCCCGGTGGCTCTATCCAAGACCGCATGGACGCCGCGCCTGGGGTTGAGCTACGAGTGGCAGCCCCGCCAGGTCGCCTATGCCAACCTCGTGACGGGCTTTCGCATGCCCACGCCGGAGCAACTCAACCGTGCCGGACAGACCGCGGTGGCGACATTCATCCACGACTTCATCCCCAACCCCAACCTCAAGCCCGAGCGCAGCCGGGGTGTGGAGTTGGGCCTGCGTGGTGAGTCGGACGTGGGTTCGTATGAACTGTCGGCCTTCTACAACCGCTACACCGACTTCATCGACACCCAGATGATCGCATTCATCCCACCAGGGCAGAGCGGCGGCCCACGCGCGATACGGCGCTTTCAGTCGCACAACCTCGGAGAGGTGGAGATCTACGGCATCGAGGCCAAGGGGCAGATACCGATCAGCCACTGGTTCAACGCAGCCGACCGCTGGCGCCTGATCGGCGCCATGCAGTGGTCGATGGGCAACGACAAAACCGCTGACCAGCCGCTCAACAGCATTCACCCCGCGCGGCTGGTTGCCGGGCTGCGCTGGGATGAGCGCGGCGGGCACTTTGGCGGGCAACTCACGAGCAATTTCGTGGCGGGAAAGCGGCGTGTCAACGAGACGTTGGCGCAGACCGGACCGACTGCCCCCGTGCCACTCAAGACCGCCGGCTATGCCACGATGGATATGACAGCCTACTGGCGCATCGGCAAGCAGGCCACACTGAACCTGGCGATCTACAACTTGTTCAACCAGCAATACTACGATTGGTCCACAGTGAGCGGGTTGACGGGCAACGATGCGCGGTTAACCGCCTATACGGCGCCGGGGCGCACAGCCTCAATCAGCATGCGCGTGGATTTCTGACGAATTGTTGAGAAGGTCGGGCCGCGCGGCTATAGGCCGTGCGGGGCCGACTCCACGGCGGGCGGATGGTCGCAGCGGCCACAGGTACCGTGCATCTCGACGGAGGCCTTGCTCATGCGAAAAGCGTGGTCTTTCGACCAGCCTTTGAGACGACGTTCGATGGCTTGGTCTGAGAACTCCTCCACCTGCCCGCACTGATCGCAAATGGCGAAGACGACCAGCCCATGCCGGTGGTCATGGGGGTGAGCGCATGCGACGAAAGAATTCAGCGTTTCAACGCGGTGCACGAGCCCGTACTCGATCAGCTTGTCTAGCGCACGGTACACCTGTTGCGGCGCGCGTAATCCCTCCGCTCGCAGATGGTCGAGTAGCGTGTATGCGCTCGCAGGATTCTCCTCACGCGCAAGTGCGTTGAGCACGAGTGACTGGTGCTTGGTCAGCTCATGAGAGTGCAGCTTGACAGAGGGCGACATTGCTTCAAGCGTTATGTTGTAACACCCAACAGTTTAGCGCTTCTAGCCCACAGAGGAAATATCAAACCTTGCCTCGGGCTGCGGCATTCAATGGCGTCAATGCTCCTGGGAACGGGGCGATCCCAAAGTCCATTCACATGGCCTGGTCGAGCGGATGGACGCGCCAACCTGGTTCCACTGCAATTTCGCTCTGATTGAAGTTATGTTATAACATCACATAAATTTCAATGTTAATCCCTCTGCATATCGCGATCCACGGAGAGTTCTGTGCAACTGACCACCAACCAGCAACGAGTCCTTACGACCCTTCGGCAAGCCAGCGAGCCGCTCAGCGCATATGCACTTCTTGATCGATTGCGCGAGCAGGGTTTTAGTGCGCCCATGCAGGTCTATCGGGCGCTGGAGCGCTTGGCCAACGATGGGTTGGTACACCGCCTTGCGATCTTGAATGCGTACGTGCCATGCAATCACGCGGTCGACTGTCAACACGGCTTCAGGGCCTTCGCCATCTGCGATCAGTGCGGCCATGTGGATGAATTTTCTGAGCGTGACTTGGGTCGTTGCATCAACCGTTGGACGAAGAGCAAAGCCTTCTCACTGCGTAGTTCGACCATCGAGCTGCATGGTAAATGCGCAGATTGCGCAGGGCCATAGTGACATCTCACCGAGCCGATTGCCCCTGAATATGAAGAAATCAAGATGAAAACCGCAACCCTAGATCTCGCGAAAAAACTCCCCGTCACCGTCCTGTCCGGCTTCCTTGGCGCGGGCAAGACCACGCTGCTCAACCACATTCTCAACAACCGCGAGGGCCGCCGCGTGGCGGTCATCGTCAACGACATGAGTGAGGTCAACATCGACGCCGCGCTGGTGCGCGACGGCGGGGCCGAACTCTCGCACACCGACGAAAAGCTGGTGGAAATGAGCAACGGCTGCATCTGCTGCACCTTGCGCGAGGATCTGCTGGTGGAGGTGGATCGGCTTGCCAAGGAAGGCCGCTTCGACCAACTCGTGATCGAATCCACCGGCATCTCCGAGCCGCTGCCCGTGGCCGAGACCTTCACCTTCGCGGGCGAGGACGGGCGCAGCCTGGGCGACGTGGCCCGGCTCGACACGATGGTGACGGTTGTCGATGCCTACAACTTCCTGCGCGACTACAGCTCGCGCGACAGCATCCAGTCACGCGGCGAATCGCTGGGCGAAGAAGACCAGCGCACGGTGGTGGACTTGCTGATCGACCAGATCGAGTTCTGCGACGTGATCGTGCTCAACAAGACCGACCTCATCACCCATGAAGAGCGCGAGCGGCTGATGGCGATCCTGCGCAGTCTCAACCCGCGC
This window encodes:
- a CDS encoding TonB-dependent hemoglobin/transferrin/lactoferrin family receptor; translation: MFRLKRLHAAMWGVWAAAGAVWAQETPASTPAQAIASEVATLPSVVINATRRPTAALTTPATVSVIDEIQLQENLVTDFSEMFRYEPGISVSREARGRGGEAAIQVRGIGAQRLGMFLDGVRLPGGYVAAGANSGQLRVDPLSLSRVEVLKGPASSLYGSDALAGVVLFRTLSPQDFLDSSRGFAGSASTGYDGRDNGRWGHADLAFRAGPTQNLLSFTERDGRQLKNHPDSDLHPNSQDTQMRNLLLKSVLDIDSAQSLTFTGEHYEQSIRTDQQSLIGPIAGGTRITGSKADDISRRDRLGLAYRYAPISAWFDNFSAQIDYQRSRSEERTHEGRKPPGAALALLRDSTMSYREPQWSGSLQFDGHADTGNVAHRWVAGIDVLSKSVSLYNNAVQRTVAGTGATSVIDGEIFPRRTAPEADVRSLGLFVQDEMAFGDGRLRLTPSLRFDTYRISPKPDALFANANVGGTTPVALSKTAWTPRLGLSYEWQPRQVAYANLVTGFRMPTPEQLNRAGQTAVATFIHDFIPNPNLKPERSRGVELGLRGESDVGSYELSAFYNRYTDFIDTQMIAFIPPGQSGGPRAIRRFQSHNLGEVEIYGIEAKGQIPISHWFNAADRWRLIGAMQWSMGNDKTADQPLNSIHPARLVAGLRWDERGGHFGGQLTSNFVAGKRRVNETLAQTGPTAPVPLKTAGYATMDMTAYWRIGKQATLNLAIYNLFNQQYYDWSTVSGLTGNDARLTAYTAPGRTASISMRVDF
- a CDS encoding Fur family transcriptional regulator, encoding MSPSVKLHSHELTKHQSLVLNALAREENPASAYTLLDHLRAEGLRAPQQVYRALDKLIEYGLVHRVETLNSFVACAHPHDHRHGLVVFAICDQCGQVEEFSDQAIERRLKGWSKDHAFRMSKASVEMHGTCGRCDHPPAVESAPHGL
- a CDS encoding Fur family transcriptional regulator; this encodes MQLTTNQQRVLTTLRQASEPLSAYALLDRLREQGFSAPMQVYRALERLANDGLVHRLAILNAYVPCNHAVDCQHGFRAFAICDQCGHVDEFSERDLGRCINRWTKSKAFSLRSSTIELHGKCADCAGP
- the zigA gene encoding zinc metallochaperone GTPase ZigA, whose product is MKTATLDLAKKLPVTVLSGFLGAGKTTLLNHILNNREGRRVAVIVNDMSEVNIDAALVRDGGAELSHTDEKLVEMSNGCICCTLREDLLVEVDRLAKEGRFDQLVIESTGISEPLPVAETFTFAGEDGRSLGDVARLDTMVTVVDAYNFLRDYSSRDSIQSRGESLGEEDQRTVVDLLIDQIEFCDVIVLNKTDLITHEERERLMAILRSLNPRARIEIAAFGKVPLDHVLNTGLFDFDEASKAPGWLQELRGTHTPETEEYGIRNFVYRARRPFHPQRFFDWVESEWPGVVRSKGFFWLASDPTLAGNWSQAGAVARHGVAGYWWAAVPQERWPQDPEAVALIREKWDANVGDARQELVLIGMDMDEAALRARFDTCLLTDEEMAQGPKAWTTWHNPFPDWH